A genomic region of Choristoneura fumiferana chromosome 17, NRCan_CFum_1, whole genome shotgun sequence contains the following coding sequences:
- the LOC141436763 gene encoding uncharacterized protein, with protein sequence MGMIQSIFCTLTFCMERVLTWTCCAFLLMLLMFTILILMVYGISVGYHYAQKELASFAMVSRSTPSPNKRRSGGDGPDEMESKPVVRLVAVNRSAVDHPPKPILEVYRNRNQEEKIFLEQKQTPIVVLETERPPAQPTLMPHEKKLAEQLIGRFRRSKNITTVEPFLRPIKDFLAFPVITG encoded by the exons ATGGGTATGATACAGTCTATATTCTGCACTCTCACGTTTTGCATGGAaag GGTTCTAACATGGACTTGCTGCGCTTTTCTATTAATGCTGTTAATGTTCACAATCCTAATTTTGATGGTCTACGGTATTTCAGTAGGTTATCATTATGCACAGAAAGAACTCGCTTCATTTGCCA TGGTGTCTAGATCTACACCGTCGCCTAATAAAAGGCGGTCCGGTGGCGACGGCCCGGACGAGATGGAGTCTAAACCGGTGGTCAGATTGGTCGCAGTAAACAGATCTGCAGTGGACCACCCCCCGAAACCTATACTCG AGGTTTACCGCAACAGAAATCAGGAAGAGAAGATATttttagaacaaaaacaaaCTCCAATTGTAGTTTTGGAAACTGAAAG ACCGCCAGCGCAGCCCACTTTGATGCCCCACGAAAAGAAACTGGCCGAACAACTAATTGGACGATTCCGTCGCTCCAAGAACATTACAACTGTCGAACCGTTCCTGAGACCAATCAAAGATTTTCTGGCTTTCCCTGTTATTACTGGATGA
- the LOC141436871 gene encoding uncharacterized protein yields the protein MGLIYSAFCMISFCFERVLTWACCACALITLLSIIMLLMVYGISIGYGYAQQELAAFAKKSRENLTSIWTKDIHKGAKFPQTPWRRRRRAGGDELAPQYHPNGLPAAENRSPMEQSNPLYNEAPDLPPGDQGDPEAPYGQEATYAREASYTRKASDMRDSPYTQDTPDVQEAFYPRQGSYSREGPDSLEAPYAPETPDIQEAIYPRQASYFRKKSNSLEAPYAQEGPGQKAVDAREVPYFREAPYSRETSVKKAMDPQEAPVEKPQYAKKIPKSRETPDALDAPDTRDTPYSRAGPAALETPDALNAPDIRDTPYSRAGPAALETPDALNAPDTRDTPYSRAGPAALETPDALNAPDTRDTPYRRAGPAALETPDALDALDVRDTPYRRAGPAALETPGALEAPNIRDTPYRRAGPAALDPGLEAPEAQETLDAREASIAQETLLAREIPDSKEVSDAVQKTYSETKPSPIIILPTERPPEEPEMLPHEQELARKLIGRLKRSKASRHLAV from the exons ATGGGTTTAATATATTCTGCATTCTGTATGATCTCATTCTGTTTTGAAAG AGTTCTTACTTGGGCTTGCTGCGCGTGCGCGCTGATCACGCTTTTATCCATAATCATGCTTTTGATGGTTTACGGTATTTCGATTGGTTATGGTTATGCGCAACAAGAACTGGCAGCCTTCGCTA aAAAGTCGAGAGAAAATTTAACAAGCATATGGACAAAGGATATACACAAAGGCGCGAAATTTCCGCAAACGCCTTGGCGCCGGCGCCGACGCGCCGGGGGCGATGAACTTGCCCCGCAATACCACCCGAACGGACTGCCGGCTGCTGAAAACCGTAGCCCAATGGAACAGTCGAATCCTttgtaca ATGAAGCTCCTGACTTGCCTCCAGGGGATCAAGGAGATCCAGAGGCCCCATATGGCCAGGAGGCCACATATGCCCGAGAGGCTTCATATACACGAAAAGCTTCAGATATGCGTGATTCCCCTTATACCCAAGATACCCCAGATGTTCAAGAGGCATTTTATCCCCGTCAAGGTTCTTATTCCCGAGAGGGTCCAGATTCCCTAGAGGCCCCATATGCCCCAGAGACCCCAGATATTCAAGAGGCAATTTATCCCCGTCAGGCCTCTTATTTCCGAAAGAAATCAAATTCCTTAGAGGCCCCATATGCCCAGGAGGGCCCAGGTCAGAAGGCCGTAGATGCCCGAGAGGTCCCATATTTCCGTGAGGCACCATATTCCCGAGAGACCTCCGTTAAAAAAGCCATGGATCCCCAAGAGGCCCCAGTTGAAAAACCCCAATATGCTAAAAAGATCCCAAAGTCTCGAGAGACCCCAGATGCTCTAGATGCTCCAGATACCCGAGACACCCCATATTCTCGAGCGGGCCCAGCTGCCCTGGAGACCCCAGATGCTCTAAATGCTCCAGATATCCGAGACACCCCATATTCTCGAGCGGGCCCAGCTGCCCTGGAGACCCCAGATGCTCTAAATGCTCCAGATACCCGAGACACCCCATATTCTCGAGCAGGCCCAGCTGCTCTGGAGACCCCAGATGCTCTAAATGCTCCAGATACCCGAGACACCCCATATCGTCGAGCGGGCCCAGCTGCTCTGGAGACCCCAGATGCTCTAGATGCTCTAGATGTCCGAGACACCCCATATCGTCGAGCGGGCCCAGCTGCCCTAGAGACCCCAGGTGCCCTGGAGGCTCCAAATATCCGAGACACCCCATATCGTCGAGCGGGCCCAGCTGCCCTAGATCCAGGGCTCGAGGCTCCAGAAGCTCAAGAGACCCTAGATGCTCGCGAAGCCTCAATTGCCCAAGAGACACTACTTGCTAGAGAAATCCCAGATTCCAAGGAGGTTTCAGATGCAGTACAAAAAACATATTCTGAAACTAAGCCAAgtcctattattattttgccaACCGAAAG ACCGCCAGAGGAGCCAGAGATGCTGCCACACGAACAAGAACTTGCGAGAAAACTGATCGGTCGACTTAAACGCTCGAAAGCATCAAGACATTTAGCTGTGTAA